From the Aquirufa lenticrescens genome, the window CGCGGTTTTAGTAGGTGCGCTTGACCAGGTTTCTCCGGCCCATAAACCCGTCGTAAATAAAGCTAAATGTTTCTTTTCGATGTATTTAGCGCCTTTTTTATGGTAGGTTTTGCCAAATTCAAAGACTTTCAAATCTTTTTGGCGGCGGTTAATATTGTGTGCTAATACCTCTAATCCGGCGAATGACATGTGCTGTCTCATGACGCCTAGATCTTCGGAAAGACGATTTAGAATCTCTACCGTTTCGAATGATAAATCTTTCGCGATCGATGCGTGCGCATCGGCTTTCGTCAATGAGTTGGTAATGATTTCCTGGAAGCCTTTGGCCGTCAAAATCTGTGAGATATTCAACTGCACGCGCTCTTTGTCTAACAAAGGGAATTCCGAAATAAAATTCGCGCTTAAATGATCCGATAACGGGATGTTGTCCAAACCGTGGATGCGCAAAATTTCCTCGATAATATCAGCCTCTCTGGTCACATCGACGCGGTAAGCTGGAGAGATCGCAACGAAATCGTCGCCTTTATCGGCTTCGATTTTGAAATCTAACAATGTCAAAATTTCCTTGATTCGCTCAGCCGCTAATTCAATGCCGATGTATTGTTGTACGCGGCGAACGCTGACAGGAATGCTTACTAATTCAACCTGAGTAGGGTAATAATCAATCGGTTCTGAAGTTATTTTTCCGCCGGCTACTTCTTGAATTAATTGGGCTGCATATTCTAATGCGAATAATTTGGCCTGAATATCCGTGCCACGCTCGAAACGGAAGGAAGCATCGGTTTTAAGTCCGTGAATTTGGCTTGCTTTACGAATTCGCTCTGGTTTAAAGTGAGCGACTTCTAAAAATACACGTGTGGTACTGTCTTTAATGCCTGAATCTTCTCCACCCATCACGCCGGCCATGCCGATAGCCGCTGAAGCATCACAGATCATTAATTCTTCGCCCGTTAATTTGCGTTCAATTCCGTCTAAGGTTTTGAAGACGGTTCCAGCTGGTAAAGAATCAACGATTAATTTACCGCCTTTAATCTCATTCCAATCGTACGCATGCATCGGTTGGCCTAATCCATGGCAAATAAAATTCGTGATATCCACCACGTTATTAATGGGACGTAAACCGATAGCCGCTAAACGCTCCTGTAACCAAGCTGGAGAAGGGGCTACTTGAATACCATCGATCGTGATGCCACAGAAGCGGTCACAACCGGAGTCTTTTACCTCAACCGTGATGGGATGTGCGTTACTTTCGATCACCAAAGCAGGTGATGGCAATTGAATCGGAAGGCCTGTTACGGCACGAATATCACGAGCTACGCCCCAGTGAGAGGCAGCGTCCGCGCGGTTTGGTGTTAACCCGATTTCTAAAACTAAATCTCCTGCGATGTCAAAAAAGGATGCGGCCGGTGTTCCGTTAGGCACCTGAGTGTCCAACACTAAAATACCATCGTGTGAGGTTCCAATTCCAATTTCATCTTCTGCACAAATCATTCCTTCGGAAGGCTGTCCGTAGACTTTGCGCTTCTCAATTTTGAATAATTCTTTGCCTTCTTTGTCGTATAACTGGGTGCCAGGAGTGGCGACGATCACTTTTTGGCCAGCTGCTACATTCGCAGCGCCACAAACAATGGTAAATATTTCGTCCAAACCTGCGTCTACCGTCGTCAGGCTTAAGGTCTTCTCTTTCACTTCGAATTTTTCGCAGGTTAAAACTTCACCTACTACGAAACCTTTCAATCCACCAGGAATCTTATCATGAGGCTCAATACCTTCCACTTCAAGTCCGGTGTTTGTTAATAAAACGTCTAATTCTTCTGGGCTGCCTTGTGCAGGAAGCTTCGAAATATCAATAAAATCGCGTAACCAATTAAGGGAAATTTTCATCTGTCTAATTAACGAGTAAGCTTCATTTTGTAATCCACGGAAACTTTTCCTCTCGTGATATCACTTAACTTATTTTTGATGAGGCGTTTTTTCACTGGATTCAAATGATCTGTGAATAAAATACCTTCGATATGATCGTATTCATGTTGGATAATGCGAGCTGCTAAGCTTTCGAATACATCCGTTCTTTCTTCGCCTTGCTCAGTCCAATAGTGAATTTTCACGTATTCTGGGCGATAAACTTCGCCGCGAATACCTGGGATTGAAAGACATCCTTCCTCGAATCCCCATTCGTCGCCTGTTTCTTCCAAAATAGTCGGATTCACAAACACTTTCTTAAATCCAATTAATGACTCATCCACATCCTCGTCTTTTTCTCCCTCATTCATGGGACGGCCGTCCACCACAAACAACCGAATGTCCATGCCGATCTGAGGCGCAGCTAAACCAACGCCGCTAGCCGCATACATGGTCTCAAACATATCTTCCGATAATTTGATTAAATCGATGCTCCCTAATTCAATAGGGGATGCGACTTTTCTTAAAACAGGGTCCCCGTAGGGTATAATTGGATAAATCATGTCTATTAGCGCAATGCAAACAACAAATTTAGCAGAATTTATCCTTTGTTTTTCGTAATTTGCAGGGATTTTTAACCTAAGTAAGATTTAATAAAAAGATTATGAATAGAAACTTCTTTAAGGCACATCCTTGGCATGGCGTTCAAATAGGTGACCAAATGCCTGAATTAGTGACCGCGTTTATTGAAATTGTTCCTACGGACACAGTAAAATACGAGATTGACAAGCAAACGGGATATTTAAAGATTGACCGCCCGCAGAAATTCTCGAACATTGTTCCGGCTTTATATGGCTTTTTGCCGCAAACCTATTGTTCTGACGGTATCGCGGAATTAGCGCGTAAGTATTCTGGTAAGGATATTGAAAGAGGGGATGGCGATCCATTGGATATTTTAGTGCTTTCAGAGCGTGCGATTACGCACGGAGATATTTTATGTCAGGCGATTCCGATTGGGGGAATTCGCATGATTGATAAGGGTGAGGCGGATGATAAAATCATTGCGGTGTTAAAGGATGATCCGATTTATGGCAAATGGAAAGACATTGCGGATGCGCCTAAAGATATTGTGGAGCGCTTGAGACATTATTTCTGGACGTACAAAATGTTGCCAGGAGAAACTACCTCAAATGCGGTAGATATTGATGATATTTATGGTCGCGAGGTGGCGTTTGAAGTAATTCGCCAGGCGCGCGAGGATTACCGTAAAAACTTTGGTTAGTAAACCTTAATATAAATAAGCTATGTGGCAATTTGTCAAGTATTCGTTAGCGACTGTTGTAGGACTTTTTCTTTTTGCAATCGTCTCTTTATTGCTTTTGGCTGGTGTAGGTGCCGCCATCGGTAGTTCAGATGAGGTGTATGATTTGAAAGATAACTCCGTTTTAAAACTGGATTTGAATCGCCCGATTGTAGAAAATGCGACGCCGGAGGATAATCCATTTGCGGCACTTACGGATTTGTATTTTGCACCGCCAGAAAATTTGGGATTAATTCAGGTTTTGTCAGCGTTAGAGCGCGCGAAAGTAGATCCTAAAATCAAGGGTATTTATTTAGATGCTAGTTTTCCGATCGCAGGATATGCTCAGCTTTCCGAGATTCGGGAGGCGATTCAGAAGTTCCAAAAGTCTGGCAAATTCGTCTATGCTTATGCGAATTCATATACAGAAAAGGGCTATTACATTTCATCTGTGGCGGATAAGACCTATTTAAATCCAAATGGTTTATTGGATTTTAACGGTATTAGTGTTCAATATACGTTTTACAAGAAAGCGTTAGACAAATTAGAAATAGAACCTTTAGTGTTCCGAGTAGGTACCTATAAGTCAGCGGTTGAGCCATTTATTCGGGAGGACATGAGCGAAGAAAATAAGGCACAGACATCCTCATTCTTACAATCAATTAACACGTATGTGTTTGATAAAATTGCTCGTTCTAAAAATATCCCGGTACGTAAATTAGATCAAATTGCTGATAGTTTACAGGCTTTTGAACCTTCTAATGCAGAGAAATTAGGAATGGTGAAGCAAGGATATTGGGATGAGTTTGAGGCTTTATTAAAGAAAGCCTCTGGCGAGAAAGAGAAAGTGATTTATGTGTCGGTGAATAATTATTTGAAGGCAAAAAATCCGATTGATGAGGTTGAAGGAAAGGATCGAATTGCGGTTTTAGTGGCCGAGGGAGAGATTTCTGGAACGAGAGCTTCAGAGGGAAATATTGGCTCAGATGATTTCGTAAAAGAATTGAAGAAATTACGTGAGAGTAAATCAGTCAAAGCGATCGTGCTTCGCATTGATTCTCCAGGAGGATCTTCTTTAGCGTCTGATATCATGTGGCGCGAGATTGAATTGACTAAGAAGGTAAAACCGATTATCTCGTCTATGTCGAATTATGCAGCTTCTGGCGGCTATTACATGGCAATGGGAACGGATGTGATTGTGGCACAACCTACGACAATTACAGGTTCGATTGGAATCTTTGCGGCCTGGTTTAATGTGGATAATTTCTTGAAAAATACCTTAGGTATCACGCAGGATCACGTGAATACGCATGCAAATTCGAATTTTATGAATTCGGCTGGGGCCTTAACCGATTTCCAAAAGTCAGTTGTCCAAAATTCGGTGAACAAGGGCTATCTGTCGTTTACCACCAAAGCTGCGGCGGGTCGTAAGATGACCCTACAGCGTTTACAATCGTTAGCGGGTGGACGTGTTTGGACGGGTGCACAAGCAAAGCAAGTGGGCTTAGTGGATGAATTAGGTGGTTTGGATAAGGCAATTGAAATTGCGGCTGCTAAGGTGAAATTAAAGCCGGGTACCTATAAGGTGTCGGTCTATCCGAAGGCAAAATCATTCGTAGACGAGTTATTGAATTCAGCGACTTCTGAAACATCGCTTTCAGAGCGTTTGCTAGCTAAAAATATCCCTTGGGCTTCGTCTGTTTTAGAGGTGAACCGTTGGAAAAAGAGAGAAGGCTTCTTAGCAATGATGCCTTATTTAATGGAATTTGAATAGAAATAAAGCTTATATGGTACGTAATAATTGGACTCGTGAAGAGGTAGAAAAAATATACAACCAACCCTTTTTGGATTTGGTCTATCAAGCTGCGACAGTACACCGCGAGAATTTTGATCCGAATGAGGTACAAATCTCGACCTTGCTTTCCATCAAAACGGGTGGTTGCCCAGAGGATTGTTCTTATTGTTCGCAGGCAGCTCGCTACCACACGAACGTGAAAGTGCAAAAATTACTTCCTTACGAGGAGGTTATTCAGGCAGCTAATCGTGCGAAAGATAGCGGAAGTTCTCGCTTCTGCATGGGAGCGGCTTGGCGCGAAGTGCGTGATAACAAGGACTTTGACCGGGTGCTAGACATGGTAAAAGGAGTGAACTCGCTAGGGATGGAAGTTTGCTGTACGTTAGGGATGTTATCTGAAGAGCAAGCGCAGAAATTAAAGGATGCGGGTCTTTATGCCTACAACCACAATATCGATACGAGTGAGGAATATTACGATGATGTTATCTCAACGCGTACCTACGATGATCGTTTAGAGACGCTAGGAAACGTACGTAAAGCAAAATTATCAGTTTGTTCAGGTGGAATCATCGGTATGGGCGAAAGTGCCGGAGATCGCATCGGAATGCTTTTGACGCTAGCGAATTTACCTGAGCACCCTGAATCAGTTCCGGTAAACAATCTAGTTCCAGTAGAGGGAACACCTTTTGAGAATCAAAAGACGGCGTCTGTTTGGGATTTAGTCCGTGTTATCGCCACAGCTAGAATCATGATGCCTAAATCAGCTGTTCGTTTGTCAGCGGGTCGTTTAGAATTGAACTATGAAGGCCAAGCGTTCTGCTTTATGGCAGGTGCGAATTCGATTTTCTCTGGTGATGTCTTATTAACGACGCCTAATCCCGATACGAAATCAGATGCGGAATTATTCCAAATCTTGAGCATCAAGCCGAAGGAAGCCTTCAAAGATGCACGTAAATCAGGGATTGAATTTAATCAGATTCCCAGTGCGCAAGGCTTAGAGCACAAGCACTAGTTTTGCAAACCTAACTGAAGCGCTATTTCGAAAGAGGTAGCGCTTTTTTTATAGGCTTTTCTGCATCCGGTAATGTTGGATTTCTCCGAACAACAGATAGGATTCCGCAACGATCGAATACCCAATCGCCTGGTAAAAGGCTACCGCATTTTCCCTTGCTTCTAATACGATTTCGGTCCAGCCTTTTTGCTTTGCTTTTTCTTCTAAATAAGCCATAATGGCTTTCCCGATTCCCTTGCCCTGAGCTTCGGTAGCTGTTGCGACACAACGCACCTGGCCTTGCTTTTCAGCGGACTCATGCATACGCGCAACTCCCAGAACTTCTTCGTTTTCCACTGCGATGGCATGAATAGCTTTGTCCTCATCTGCCAAAACTTCTGAACCTAAAGGTTGGTTCCAAGGCTCTCTTAATACGCTAAACCGCAAGGCGTAATAGGCTTTCCAGTCAGAGTCGGTTTGGGGGGATTTTATTTCTAGCATGGTTTGTAAAAAAAATGGCGCCACCCGCAGGGTGGCGCCATAAATATACTCGATTTCGATCCTATTTTGCAAAGTTCACGGCGCGCATTTCGCGAATCACCGTTACTTTGATTTGACCAGGATATTGCATCTCTTTCTCGATTTTCTGAGAAATGTCAAATGATAAGTTCGACGCTTTTTCGTCACTTACGTTCTCTGAATCGACCATGATACGAAGCTCACGACCCGCTTGGATCGCATAGCACTTCTGAACACCATCGAATGAGGTAGCTAATGTTTCTAAATCACGAAGACGTTTCATGTACGACTCCATCATCTCGCGACGTGCACCTGGACGTGAACCAGAAATCGCATCACACACCTGAATGATAGGAGAGATCATAGAAGTCATCTCACATTCATCGTGGTGAGCTCCAATCGCATTACATACCTCTGGATGCTCTTTGTATTTCTGAGCCAGTTCCATTCCTAGCAATGCGTGAGGAAGTTCTGGCTCTTCATGCCAAACTTTTCCAATATCATGCAATAGACCTGCACGCTTCGCTAGTTTCGCATTCAATCCTAATTCAGCCGCCATCGTTGCACAAAGCTTCGCGACTTCGCGCGAGTGTTGCAATAGGTTTTGGCCATAAGATGAACGGAAACGCATACGTCCCACCATCTTAATTAATTCTGGGTGTAAGCCGTGAATCCCTAGATCAATTACGGTTTTTTCTCCGATTTCGATGATCTCATCGTCGATGTTCTTACGGGTCTTATTCACAACCTCCTCAATACGAGCTGGGTGGATACGACCATCTTGTACCAAACGGTGCAAAGACAAACGAGCAATCTCACGACGAACTGGATCGAAACCTGAAATAATGATCGCTTCTGGCGTATCATCTACGATGAATTCCACACCTGTTGCCGCTTCAAGCGCACGAATGTTACGACCTTCACGACCAATGATTTTACCCTTGATATCGTCTGATTCAATATTGAAAACAGATACGCAGTTTTCAATCGCATTTTCAGCTGCCGTACGTTGAATTGTTTCAATCACGACTTTCTTCGCTTCTTTCGTAGCTGTTAATTTCGCTTCTTCGATCGCTTGTTTCACTAAAGAACTCGCTTTCGATTCTGCCTCAGCCTTCAAGGCATCCATAATTTGTTGGCGCGCTTCGTCAGCAGAAAGACCTGCAATTTTCTCTAATTGGCTGATCTGGTTCGCCAGCATTGCCTCCGCTTCTTCGCGTTTCTTTTCTACGTCTTCTAGCTTCTTGCGGAAGTTCTCTTCCTTCGCTTGAACGCTTTGTTTCGCGGAATGTAGTTCTTGTTCTGCGGTGCGTTGTTGCTCCGCTTGTTGCGCTAATACGCGCTCTTTTTCGCGTAGTTTTTGCTCGTTTTCTAACAGAATTCCTTTTTTGTTTTGGGACTCTTCTTCGAACTCAGCGCGAAGACGTAGGAAGTTTTCCTTCGCTTCTAGCATACGGTCTTTCTTGATGTTTTCTGCAGTGATTTCTGCATTTTTTAGGATGTCTTCCGCTTTGCGTTGAGCATCCCCTTCGATGTTTTTATTTACCTTTGAGTAGAATACTTTTCCGGCAAATAACCCTCCAGCCGCAGCAATTAGAGGGATAATAAAGGTTAATATCGTGGACATATAGAACGAATGTGTGTTTATACATTAGTCCCCGGAAAAATCGAAAGAAAAGGAAAATTATACTGTGAACTCAGCCGCAAGAGATAACAATTCATTGTTTTCTTCCAAAACGTCGTCCTGGAGTGAATTGTGTTCTGCGTCAAATTTCAAACCACACATGGCTAAATCGAGTGCCACCATCGCCATCACGGCTGCGGGATCTGAACTATTTGTTTCTCGTTCGTAATAACGAACCAGTTTGTTCACTAATGATGCTGCATTTCGTACGTAAGCCTCCTCACTTGGACTAACCTTTAAGGCGATACTTTGTATGCCTACCAGTAGATTACAAGGGATTTTAGGATTCATGGATTGCGTAATTGGTCAATGCAATGATCTATTTTTGTAATATATTCTTCTAACTTTTGTTTCAACTCAGCGGTGGGAACTGCTGTGTTATCTGTACTAGCTACAATTTTAGCGAAATTATCTGATTTTTTAAAGTTTTTCTCCAATTCTTTTAGCCGTCTTTGAGTTTTAACAAGTTCCTCTGATTTCAGGGCTAGCTTTTGCTGGAGATCTTCGAGTTCAGCCTGTTTTTGGACCAATGTGCCTTGAAATTCGTGTAAACGCGCCACCATCCCGCTGATCTTCAGCTTGAGGTTCAGGTATTGCATTTTTAATTCACTTTTCATTTCAGGGCTAAGCTAGGTTTTCCGTTTCTCCAGGAGAATTCTTTGATTAATATAATGGCCAAAATACAAATAAATCCGATGTTCTGACTGATGAATAACGGAATTTGTAAACTGGCTAAGATAGAACCTGACTGAATAGCAATTACTCCTAAACTGATGTATACAATGGCGGCCATCCAGCGGTAGGGTGCTGGGTCGAATTTTTGGCCCCCTACATAACACAATAAAGTCATCACGATGGCTGAAGTTAAGAAAGAATAGGCACAAGCCATATAGCCATAGATGGGGATAAAAATGACATTCCCGATCAGCGTAACGGCTAGACCAGTGACCGTAATGATTGTTCCCATATAGGTTCTATTCGTCTTTTTAAACCAAACAGACTGCGTGTAATACACTCCTAAAAACAAGTTCGCTAACAAAAGAACAGGCACCACTCTAATGCCCTCCCAATAGATGGATTGACGCAAAAATAGTCCCTGAATCCAGAATAAATTTGAACTCACACCTACCCATAAAATCAAGCAAACTATCACAAACCAATGGCTCACGAGTGCTAAATTAGACTGTGAGTTTTCCGCTGATTTAGAGCCTAAGAAGAATGGCTCTGCTGCGTACTTAAAAGCTTGGATCGCTAAACTCATGAACACAGAAAGTTTGTAGCAATTGCCATAAATCCCCAAGGCGTCTTCCGAACTTCTACCCGGATAAAATCCTGCTGGTAAAAACTCCTCCAGTAATAAACGGTCAAACATTAAATTAAACATCGCCGCTAAACTCATGAACATGATGGGGTAGGAGTAGACCCACAATTTCTTCATTTCGGCGCCATCCCAAGTCCATTTGAAATCCGCAAAAGAGGAGCGTAACCAATAAAAGAGACTAGCGTTTGCGAGCAAATTAGCCAGAAAAATATAGCCGGCTCCGATGCTAGGGAAATAGAGATTCTGTAAAAAAGCAGGTCCCCAATGACCTTCATGCATGGGTTTTAACAGAGCCAAAAAGAAGAGATTTAACCCCACATTAATCAGGATGGAAACGATTTTTGCCTTGACAAATAATTGAATTTTACGTTCCAGTCTTAAACGGGCGAAAGGGATCGCCGTCACCGCATCAATGGCTAAAATCAAAGCAAGCCAGCGCATGAATTGACCTTTACCTTCGTATCCGAGTTGCGCCATTAAAGGGTCTGCAAAGACAAATAAACCAAGCGTGAACAAGCCCGATGTTAAGATAATTGCTGTTAAAATGATATTATAATAGCGTTCTGGGGCCTCTTTCGCATAGCGAAAATAAGCCGTTTCCATTCCGTATGTGTAGATGATATTCGCAATGGCCACATACCCGTAGAGTTTCACATTAACGCCCAAGGCAGCCGGCATAAAGGCGGCGGTGTGGATAAAAACCAATAAAAAATTCAGGGAGCGTCCTAGGATTGTACTGAATCCATAGGAAAGTGTTTCGCCAGCTAATTTTTTAAGAATGGACATGCGTAAATGTTCGGTCAATTCTCAAAGTTACAATTTATTGCTTTTGATAGCCGATGATTTGGTAAAAATGCTCAGAATAACTTTCGCTGATCGGAATGTGGTTCTCGCCTATTTTGATTTTTTGGCTGCGAATCGACTCCATTTTGCTGAGTGAAACGATGAACGATTTATGTACTCGAATAAAATCGGTGGACGGTAATTTTTCCTCAATAGATTTCATCGTCATGCGACAAACTACCGGAAATTTTTGGGTTCTTAGGTGGATTTTAATGTAATCTTTCAAGCCCTCGATATAAAGAATATCTTCGAGCATAATCTTCATTAAGGAGTAATCCGCGTGAATGAAAATGAACTCTAATTTAGGAGCTTCGGCAGGTTTATGAAGGAGTTGTTTGCTCTTGTAATAGTCAAGTGCCTTATGGCTAGCCTTTAGGAAACGCTCAAAATTGATTGGTTTTAAGACATAATCGATGACATCTAAATTAAAACCATCTAAGGCATATTGTTGGTAGGCGGTCACGAAAATGACCATGGGTTTAGTGGTTAAACTTTCCAGAAATTGCAATCCAGTCATTCCCGGCATTTGAATGTCTAGGAATAATAAATCAACAGGATTATTCTCTAAGTATTCCACGGCCTCCATCGCGTTTCGGCAGCGTTTCACGAGTTGTAAAAAGGGAACTTTGGAGATATTATCTTCGACTAAGTCCAAAGCTAAACTCTCATCATCTACCGCCATACACTTCAAAATGGTACCCGGGATTTCCACTAGATTTTCTTCTGACATAGCTTAGACGTGTTGAATGGTTAGTGTGATGATAAAATCAGAGCCAGAATCTTTGACTTGCAATTGGTGATTTGTAGGGTATAGCAATTCTAAACGTCTTTTTACATTCGCTAGGCCTATACCCGAACTCTCGTCTTTCGTCTCATTTATCACCGTTCCTTTTTTATTAGCTACTCTAAAATAAAGTTCTGATGAACTGTCTTTTAATTCAATTTCAATCGTCGGATTTTCAATGAATCCCACCCCATGCTTAAAAGCATTTTCAACAAAAGGAATCAATAACATAGGCTCGATATGGCTTGATTTTGGCCCTAATTCGTGTGCAAAGTTAATCTCAATGTCATCTCCAAAGCGAATCTTCTGTAGGTCAATATAGCTTTCTAAATACACTAATTCCTTGCTGATAGGAACGATCGAATCATTCGTCTCGTAAATCATATAGCGCATTAATTCAGACAATTTCACCACCACGGGCTCAACCATTTCCGGTTTTCTGCGTGACAAGGAAACCACGCTATTCAATACATTGAACATGAAATGTGGGCTGATCTGAGAGCGTAAAAAAGAAAGCTCGGATTTCAATCGCTCATTTTCTTGTTCTTTGACCTGCTCATCTTCTTTCATTCGATCCGAAATCAGTCGATAAGAGGTTCCGATGGCTGCATAGAACAATAATTGGAAAATCATTCGCATCAAGGCTCCTCTTCGAGCTCCGCCTCCCGAATGATTTCCAGGGAAGAATTGCGAGTAAGCCCAATGAAACAATTCCTCGTGGATCCAAAGCATAAACACAATGGCGCCGATGAGGGTTAAGAGGTAAATAATGACACCTTTAGCTCTCAATAACTTAGGAAGAAGGATCTCCGTATTTAAATAGAAGAAGGGGATATTGATGACCGTAAAACTGGTCATGTAGAAGATCCAAAAATAGGAACGTCGAATTTCCTCTGGGTTAGTGGAATTCGTATTCGGTCCTAGCAGGATAGGAAGTGCAATCAGGAAAGCCCAAAAAAACAGGTGTAATAACAGATTCCTGAATGTAGACGATTTATTTATCATGGGTTTTATGTTGCTTTTTGTATTCAGCGAATTCAAATTAAGAGAATCTTCCTTATATTTCCAGTATATTTTCTACCACTGTCCTGAATGTGCCGATGAATTGGCTAAATGGTTTTAGGTAGATTTGTCTAAACCTATCTTTTCAAAATGAAAAAATTGCTCTTTTCGTTGCTACTTGCCTCGCCATTAGGTGCTTGGGCTCAGCAATCGATTCCCCTCACAGATTTGTCTGCTTTTGATCAGCCTAGTAAGAACTGGACAATCGAGCAGGCTGTTTTTGCTAAGTATTCGGATACCCTTTTTCAGGTAAGTCCTGGTAGTGGTGTTTTGGTTAATACGTTGAGAGGCGGAAAGTACCATCGTACAGATGATTTGAAGTCCAAAATG encodes:
- the pheT gene encoding phenylalanine--tRNA ligase subunit beta, which encodes MKISLNWLRDFIDISKLPAQGSPEELDVLLTNTGLEVEGIEPHDKIPGGLKGFVVGEVLTCEKFEVKEKTLSLTTVDAGLDEIFTIVCGAANVAAGQKVIVATPGTQLYDKEGKELFKIEKRKVYGQPSEGMICAEDEIGIGTSHDGILVLDTQVPNGTPAASFFDIAGDLVLEIGLTPNRADAASHWGVARDIRAVTGLPIQLPSPALVIESNAHPITVEVKDSGCDRFCGITIDGIQVAPSPAWLQERLAAIGLRPINNVVDITNFICHGLGQPMHAYDWNEIKGGKLIVDSLPAGTVFKTLDGIERKLTGEELMICDASAAIGMAGVMGGEDSGIKDSTTRVFLEVAHFKPERIRKASQIHGLKTDASFRFERGTDIQAKLFALEYAAQLIQEVAGGKITSEPIDYYPTQVELVSIPVSVRRVQQYIGIELAAERIKEILTLLDFKIEADKGDDFVAISPAYRVDVTREADIIEEILRIHGLDNIPLSDHLSANFISEFPLLDKERVQLNISQILTAKGFQEIITNSLTKADAHASIAKDLSFETVEILNRLSEDLGVMRQHMSFAGLEVLAHNINRRQKDLKVFEFGKTYHKKGAKYIEKKHLALFTTGLWAGETWSSAPTKTALHHLYQVSIELMRSLGVTEFETDTIENSSVFAFGLRISINKKACLEVGMIHPNLASKWEVKQDVFFADFDWDYWVKQEKADFVYQEISKFPEVRRDLSLVVDKTVSYQAIRKLAEQYEKNLLKNVSIFDVYEGKNLGEGKKAYSVSFTLQDESQTLTDKVIESTMDRLMKGFEKEIGALIRK
- a CDS encoding cell division protein ZapA, with protein sequence MNPKIPCNLLVGIQSIALKVSPSEEAYVRNAASLVNKLVRYYERETNSSDPAAVMAMVALDLAMCGLKFDAEHNSLQDDVLEENNELLSLAAEFTV
- the bioB gene encoding biotin synthase BioB; the protein is MVRNNWTREEVEKIYNQPFLDLVYQAATVHRENFDPNEVQISTLLSIKTGGCPEDCSYCSQAARYHTNVKVQKLLPYEEVIQAANRAKDSGSSRFCMGAAWREVRDNKDFDRVLDMVKGVNSLGMEVCCTLGMLSEEQAQKLKDAGLYAYNHNIDTSEEYYDDVISTRTYDDRLETLGNVRKAKLSVCSGGIIGMGESAGDRIGMLLTLANLPEHPESVPVNNLVPVEGTPFENQKTASVWDLVRVIATARIMMPKSAVRLSAGRLELNYEGQAFCFMAGANSIFSGDVLLTTPNPDTKSDAELFQILSIKPKEAFKDARKSGIEFNQIPSAQGLEHKH
- the def gene encoding peptide deformylase — translated: MIYPIIPYGDPVLRKVASPIELGSIDLIKLSEDMFETMYAASGVGLAAPQIGMDIRLFVVDGRPMNEGEKDEDVDESLIGFKKVFVNPTILEETGDEWGFEEGCLSIPGIRGEVYRPEYVKIHYWTEQGEERTDVFESLAARIIQHEYDHIEGILFTDHLNPVKKRLIKNKLSDITRGKVSVDYKMKLTR
- a CDS encoding inorganic pyrophosphatase, whose protein sequence is MNRNFFKAHPWHGVQIGDQMPELVTAFIEIVPTDTVKYEIDKQTGYLKIDRPQKFSNIVPALYGFLPQTYCSDGIAELARKYSGKDIERGDGDPLDILVLSERAITHGDILCQAIPIGGIRMIDKGEADDKIIAVLKDDPIYGKWKDIADAPKDIVERLRHYFWTYKMLPGETTSNAVDIDDIYGREVAFEVIRQAREDYRKNFG
- the sppA gene encoding signal peptide peptidase SppA; amino-acid sequence: MWQFVKYSLATVVGLFLFAIVSLLLLAGVGAAIGSSDEVYDLKDNSVLKLDLNRPIVENATPEDNPFAALTDLYFAPPENLGLIQVLSALERAKVDPKIKGIYLDASFPIAGYAQLSEIREAIQKFQKSGKFVYAYANSYTEKGYYISSVADKTYLNPNGLLDFNGISVQYTFYKKALDKLEIEPLVFRVGTYKSAVEPFIREDMSEENKAQTSSFLQSINTYVFDKIARSKNIPVRKLDQIADSLQAFEPSNAEKLGMVKQGYWDEFEALLKKASGEKEKVIYVSVNNYLKAKNPIDEVEGKDRIAVLVAEGEISGTRASEGNIGSDDFVKELKKLRESKSVKAIVLRIDSPGGSSLASDIMWREIELTKKVKPIISSMSNYAASGGYYMAMGTDVIVAQPTTITGSIGIFAAWFNVDNFLKNTLGITQDHVNTHANSNFMNSAGALTDFQKSVVQNSVNKGYLSFTTKAAAGRKMTLQRLQSLAGGRVWTGAQAKQVGLVDELGGLDKAIEIAAAKVKLKPGTYKVSVYPKAKSFVDELLNSATSETSLSERLLAKNIPWASSVLEVNRWKKREGFLAMMPYLMEFE
- the rny gene encoding ribonuclease Y, whose translation is MSTILTFIIPLIAAAGGLFAGKVFYSKVNKNIEGDAQRKAEDILKNAEITAENIKKDRMLEAKENFLRLRAEFEEESQNKKGILLENEQKLREKERVLAQQAEQQRTAEQELHSAKQSVQAKEENFRKKLEDVEKKREEAEAMLANQISQLEKIAGLSADEARQQIMDALKAEAESKASSLVKQAIEEAKLTATKEAKKVVIETIQRTAAENAIENCVSVFNIESDDIKGKIIGREGRNIRALEAATGVEFIVDDTPEAIIISGFDPVRREIARLSLHRLVQDGRIHPARIEEVVNKTRKNIDDEIIEIGEKTVIDLGIHGLHPELIKMVGRMRFRSSYGQNLLQHSREVAKLCATMAAELGLNAKLAKRAGLLHDIGKVWHEEPELPHALLGMELAQKYKEHPEVCNAIGAHHDECEMTSMISPIIQVCDAISGSRPGARREMMESYMKRLRDLETLATSFDGVQKCYAIQAGRELRIMVDSENVSDEKASNLSFDISQKIEKEMQYPGQIKVTVIREMRAVNFAK
- a CDS encoding GNAT family N-acetyltransferase: MLEIKSPQTDSDWKAYYALRFSVLREPWNQPLGSEVLADEDKAIHAIAVENEEVLGVARMHESAEKQGQVRCVATATEAQGKGIGKAIMAYLEEKAKQKGWTEIVLEARENAVAFYQAIGYSIVAESYLLFGEIQHYRMQKSL